A segment of the Polyodon spathula isolate WHYD16114869_AA chromosome 14, ASM1765450v1, whole genome shotgun sequence genome:
TAATTTACTTTTCCAATCAATAGATGGAAAAACCCCAAGAACTTTGTGATAAATTGGAAAATTGTTAAGATGACTGATTGTAACTAAAAGTCTTACAATTTCTTTACTTAAAATTGTCTTTATTTGCTAGTATGCTTAGATTTATTTGATGGTACTCACAAATAAAGACAATTTTAGGttaaaacagaatacaattgCGCTGCAAGCGAGCATTTAAAGGCATCTCCATTCGTGGTTTTAGatcttttaacctcatcttacCTCACTGAGGgcaggacaggacagaatctgtaatggcagtgtatcacacaaaaCACTCCCCTCCCCCCTTAACCTCGGCGATTGGCTGCAGCCAGTCTAAGAGATCCCGGTGATGACACCAATgtaacaggtggaggctgggcgcTAACCGAAGATCCCGTGCACCAaatgtcttaaccacaatgcaaaagtggctcctctgcatttgtggttttagagctttcaaCCTAATCTCAACCAACCAAAGAGTGTCTACAGAATacgtaacggcagtgtatcacacaacactgccttgttatgtgtgtattaaaaaatagTGCACCACTTTTAAAACTTCCCTGTTTCAAGTCAAGCCATTACTCAGCAGCCTGATTTACAATGCATTTAGCTATTCTAGACATTCATTTCACTCATATCATAGCTTTAACATTAGTGTGTCTATTAATCTTAATACTGGCAAATGATTAAAATAGCAGTGAAATTATTTATCACAGACTTGATCTGAAACTGACTGACAATCAGCAAATGTGACAATTAGTATAATTTACTAAGACATCGAGTTATTGTAGTTCTTGTTACTCTAAATACAATCAAAACGTGAGGCCTGTATCCTGTGTGGAAATGActtaatcatctttttttttgtcagttggtGGTTAGGTGTCAAAAATATATCCACTGCTTGctgtgaaattgtttttaaaagccaAAGCAAAAGGGAAAGATGAAAATATGCCGCTGTCTGAAATTGTAACAGTCCTGCACGTTCTAAACAGACCTCCAGAGTAACACCAAGAAAAATACTAGAGTTTGGCAAATTCAAACATATTCATCTCTGGCACTAATTGCCCCTCATAATTACATTCTGGTATATTAGCACGTGCAAATGAGGAGTTTTTAAACCTGCATTTGGAAACCACgtcattaatgttatttaaaatagaatGCTTTAAACATTTATAACTAAAATACCTAAATATAAAAGGGGGAAGCACACAACCTATGGCTGTGACCGGGTTTAATTGAAAGTATTTAAGGATGGTGTAATATCTTAAAGTATGCTTTACTTCCACCTCAAAAAGCTGCATGGTAGCATGCTTACAATGTTATTTGTCATTCCAACAAGAACTCAAAGCTCAGTTTTCTATTCTAGACTACCAGAAGAAGACAAAGTACGAGGTTCAGGCCTTCATAGAGGCTGTGCAGTTCTACAGGCAAGAGAAAGGCCACTATGGGTCCTGGGAAATGTTGATTGGCAAGGATGTCCAGGTGGGCTATTGTTATTCTCTCAGCAGCATtgcttgaaaaatatatataataaattcagTACAAGGGAAAAAtatgattgttttaaaaaataaataaatgaaaatgagaTACCTGGAGGGTCTGCTGGCAGGGAAAGCGTTCCAATATTTTTGAGGTAGTACTGTACTGGAAATCAACCACTGGCAGTAGGTTGGTAGCAATCGGTATTCATTTTAAGCTACACAGTTAAGTGTCCACATCTGGCTCTTTATCTGTATTTTGTATATGAaggattaataaaacaaacacataagtaTGACAGGATAAAGAGGTCTCTGATGTACATGCTGGCACCCAATTTATACACAAGTTGCACTTGTGTGCGGGAAACTGCCTCAGCCCACAGGAAACTAATTCATTAGTATAACCTTCTGTTTAAATTAACACCTCAGTGTGATGCTCAGCGTCATGGTAACAAAGAAGAGGAAACATGCACAAGTGATGTAAAGGGCTGCTTTATAttcatatatagaaaatatttAGACCTATCAAAACTGTCTGGGGCAGCCAATTTACACAATGATTCAACTGTGTAATCAATAACGTTTACGTCAGATATTTCTAAAATCGTACCTGTGTAATATCATAGTCTctatatttgtttctgtttagattaTTTGCCATGCTTCCAGCAAAGCTTGCCATATCTCCGTCTGTCAAATGCAATAATGAATGTGAACAATACATCTGTATGGGTTAGATTGGATGGGGGTTTTTACAAGACCTGGGGCTTGGATGGAGCTGAGTTTGAAGAGTCTGCTTCTTTTCTGCAGATTCTGAGTAACCTGATAATGGAGGAGGTGCTGCCCTCTCTTCAGACAGAGCTGCTGCCCAAGATGAAGGGAAAGAAGAACGACCGGAAGAGAGCCTGGTTTGCTGTATGTTGGGCATGGTTgaccttacaaaaaaataaataaataaacgacacatgtattttaaacttCTACTTATAGGGCTGGAGAACAAGCAACTTTACAGTGAGATTTAGCCAGGTTGATCATCACTGTAGCTCAGCAGTTTTCCAGGTGTAGTACGTCTGGCACCCACCCTGTTTCTGCTTTGCTGCAGATCGTAGAAGACGCCTACAATGTGATCAAGTACCAGGTTTCCACTGGGTTAGTGGCTCTAGTAGAAGAGTGCAGAGCGGCAACTAAGCAGCAGGAGGGACTCATTCGATCCGACATGGATCAGATCATCAACTCCAAGAACTTCCTCGCAGGAAAGCTGAACGGTGAGTGTCGGAGTGTTGCTTTCTCTGGGGAATGTTTATGGAAAAGTTTCAAGTGGACTGTGCCTCGTTCTATACATTGTATATACAGCTCCCAGCCATAGCTTTgggtaataataaatattacagaaCAAAAGAAACGGCATGTTTTGTCTGTGTGGCAGTTTTCCACGAAATGCAGGATGTGTCCTTTGACGCCTCTAACTCCACcttaaaattaaacattgtatataaataaacttttcactgtttatttattgttgaaCTCCTCAACAGGCTTTTAAAAGGACTAGTAGAGATCTTATTCAAcactaaatgaaataataaatcaagaCACACTTACCCACTTCCACTTGCctgtttttttctgtcccattGGAGCGTAGCCACAGTTTCACAGCCTGCAGTGAAGTACTGCATGGAGAACATCCAGCCCTACCTGTCTTCTATACTGGAGGAGCTGATGGGACCCATCAGTTCTGGGTTCAGTGAGGTCCGTTTCCTCTTTGAAACAGAGGTTAATAAAATAAGCAAGGACTACCAAGAGAGCAGCAGCATCGACAAGCTGAAGAAGGTACTGGCTTGGTATGAGAAATGATAACCCCATTTTCTGATCTATTTGATACCTTCAACACGAATTGCCTTTAAAAACACTGATCCCAACATCCTCATTTCTACTCGGTTCAGGACAGATAGGTTTAAGCGTTTAATCTACAGACCCTGTGTTTGCATTCTTTCTTAACAGCCTTTGCTATCAGCCAGCAATGTGTATTTTCTAACCACTGGCTAATTTGCCATGCCCCCCATATGCAGGGCCTGACCGAGCTGGGGGACCTGCCCTTCACCTCCCTGAAGATGCAGCCCTGCTACAGAAAGGTGGATGTCCTCCGTGAGCAGCTACAGGAGCTGAGGAACCGCTTCAAATTCTCCAACACTGACCGCCTTGTACAGATCACGCAGAATCACATGCAGCAGGTAGGTCTGACTCCAATAGTAATGCCTAGTATTTACATGCAGTAGGCCATTCAGTAGTGACATACCTGAAGGTACATGGCATACAGCTTTAGGGATGGGTCACAACCAAAACGGAATTTAATGCAGTTTGAGATTAGATGAATTGGGGAGCTAAACCGTTCTTGAACATTATCAGCCTGACCCCCCCCTTTCCCCCACCTCCTTttggatatataaaaaaaaatactttctccCTGTGTAACATAGTAAAGAGGATCAAATTAACCACTGTTTATATTTAGACTAGCAGATTAACTTTTACTGATGAGAAAGAATCCTTGAATTTCTTAATCCCCAGTGCCCTCTTGTGGTCATATTAAATTTTGCTTCAACaagttttgtgtttaatttcagATTATGGACAATGTAGTGCACACATTTGAGCAACTATTGTCCAGTTCTCTGCGAGGGGGCCCATCCCAAATCTGTTCAGCCATTGAGAAGGTCAAGCAGAGAGTGCTAAAGGTAAGTTGGTCCTGATTTTCCTTTTTCCCTTATTAAACTGTTACCCCTTcatttaaattaagttaaattCTCCAGTTTAACAGACATGCAATATGAAAGTAAATGTTATTTAAGAGTAAAAGATACATATAACGCGTGTGTAATTACTTACATTTTTAGCATGCCTTATCATTACAGCACTGTGTAAAACATGAGGTCGAGGTTTCAGTACTGCAGGTTGAGAACACGAAGCATTATTCAGATATTACAAAATCCACCCCTTGTTATGGACAGGAACTACCCAATATGGGTCAAACAAACCTGAGTTTGTCTAGTATTAAAAATATACTTCTGTTTTGATTTTCTATCACAGACCCTGGTGTACATATTCCCCGTCTAAATACGTGCCTGATTCTATTTTCATGATCTCAAcatttccagtttaaaaaaaggcaatcTACATCGAATGTTTTAATTTACACATAACCTGCACATATTTCACATATCATTGAAATATGTGATCAAACAGCTGGTGTCCAATTTCTTTTGATTTCTGAACACAAATTCAGAGGCTCCGAATGTATGTGTTTAACACAGACGCAAACGAAAGGTCAGAGAAAAAGCAGTGAAAAAAAGGAGTAAGACTGTGGATTGATTATGAATAGAAGGGTTCATTGTGCAGACTGCATGGGAAGCAGCTGTCTTTATGACCTGTCTCTCTAATGCTTGCTATCTGTCCAACAGCAATATGACTATGACAGCAGCACGCTTAGGAAGATGCTTTTCCAGGAGGCTCTAGTGGAAATTACCATGCCGACAATACAGAAAAGCCTGGCTTCCAGCTGTAAACCAGTAAGTGATTTAATAGTCACCCCATATCTATTTTATAGCTAACACTAAAGAAAATCAAGTTGAACAGGAGCtattgtttatttgaattttttaaatcaaataagaACACATTGTTTCCAGATCCTCTGCTAGGTTATTTTTATCAGTGACTATATATTGGGAGAAGTCTGCAGATGGGCTAACACGACTTCCTCCAAATTTGCTTGGGTATATTAATAAGACATATTGAATGGAAAAAGAAAGATCAAATCAATCAAGTTTTAGAAAAACACGTTTCAGAAACACTAACATGTATTACCTGCATTGTGGTAGAACTcctatgtgaaaatgttttttttttctttttttgtttttgtgattctTTCCAGGAACTCCAGAAGTTTGAACAGTACATATTTGCTGATTACACTGACTTTATTCAAGTGGAAAACGTCTATGAAGAAATGATACTTCAGATTCTACTGAGTGAGGTTGACAAAGGTAAGAAGCATACAACCATCTGTAAACTAATCATCCTTGTCAACTAGTTAATAATGCTCCATAGAGATTTGCTCATTACCTGTTGGATTATATATTGAATATTACAAAACGTTGTCCTTGTTTTTGTTGTACGCAGTGGTGAAAGATGCTGCAAACATGAAGAAGCACAACTTGTTTGTGGATAGCATTGATTTCCCTTGTGAAAGCCAATCCAGCCTGACAGATAGCAGAACTCCGCCAGGATCGATTCCAGCAAGCCCGGCGAAGAATGTGGTTCCCCCTATTGAAGATGCTAATCCTCAGGCTCAGGGAAACGGGGTCCCAGCAAGACAAGACCAGCCTTCAAAACCACAGCCAGCTTTACCTGAGTCTCCAGAGAGTATAATGCCAGCCAAGAATGAGCAGCAGGAACCTAGCGCAGTTGGCATTGACCCTAGCATAACAATTAACGCAGAGTCTCTAACACTCAACATGGCATCACTCGACCTTGCTAATGAAGTAGAAGAGgagaaaacacaggaaaatgccATCCACAAGGAGATTCAAGCTCCAGACAACCTAAAGGAAATCAGAGACCTTATAACCATAGTGATACCAGAAGATCCAGGTGACTGGGAACTTGATTCACACGTTGACCTCTTGGAACAGGTTTTTGAAGAAGCAGCTCAGAACCTTGCAGAGTGACAAGCCCGAGAACAATGAGGCAGGAGAGGAAAGTGGCATGGCTTTAGAGAAATGAGACAAAGATTATCAATGAAGGATGGGATAGTCTTTAGTGCATTTACACATACTATTATAGTACATACTACCAACACCATTAATCACTCTCACTGCTGCTATATTTACCAAGAATGTTACCTTTTGGGTGGACTGAACAGCTGATTTTGAAATAGTTGATGTAGTTGGTAGAACCTTGCACCTCTGAAACAatattacagtactgtgtatatagaTCAGTATCTCCACACACTCCAGACAGTTTACACCCAAGGTTTATTGGCAGGCTGTTTTTATTAAGCTTGTTGCAACAGTTTATTCAGACctaaagaaaaactgacataTATTTATTGTCATGTCTGTTCTGAGTGTATTTATTAACCAACTGGGAATTCATGCAGTGAGAGtacttatttttgtaagtgtttCGTGCCCACAAATAGTAGTCCACTGCCAAGAACTATGTTTTAATTTCTACAATGGTTTAACATTCTGATATCTTAATACCCTGATTTTATTTATCAGAAAGCGCATTTCATTAAcacaatactatttttttttttttttttttttttttttatctcagcatGGATTGATTATGCATATCTAAAGTATAAACAACATAGCAAGTAAGGAATACAACTAAGTATTATTAACCAATTATATTTCCCCTAACTGGAATACTATTATTACATatcaatgaatatttttttttgctttctcacTTTCTCCAGTGATAACATCTTTAGATTTTGTTCTATTCATAACACAGACGTATGTTCacaatactgccactgtttactGGTCATTCAATATCGCCATTTTTAGTATTAGAAAAAATGATGAAAGACAGTTTCGCAGTTCCTGACATTCTTACTGGCATGAAATTCAAACTATAACAACAACTAAGCAATTGCAGGACAATCTGGCCCTAATGTGTCTTCAGAATAAGGGGCCAATGCTGAACTCATATTCAAATTTCTTCATCAGTGTCAACCAAAATGACAGCTTATGATGACCTGCAAAGCGACTGAGAATTGTCAAGTCCTTAGAAAGGcatcacatattttaaaacaggaagATGTCCTTCTATGGGTCAAAGCATGGAGTCAGAATTGAATACCTGTGCCATAAATTGCAGGATCCCTGGAAGAATTAATATAGTGGCTTATTCATCACCAACTAAACTATAGGATGTTTTTGCCTCATAGAGTTAACGCTGCCGGCATTTACaagcacaagtcatgacagtttttcCTCACTGCGTGTTTGCTGTaattttcaggaaatgcgttgctatggagttctgatttaggaaaaaaaggggaggggatatttaaatggcCGTGTCTGCTTACTACTAAGCatgaaaagaacgactctgaatatcgcgAGAAGAGCTTCCTGCGTTACTGtgaagataaaaaaaatttaacaataGAAATTAATTCAAGTGTTGTCGCACACATGCTGAATTATGCcacgcattagctacttgtttgtctggttacctttccaatacacacatacacatacaaaattatataaaatataatttctactaagtacaagttttactacttagaatgtatatttgtgtgtgtatttgtggaacatctaaaagttaaatttcattaacactagaactgccttttacaatatgtttttttattttgaatataacctacaatattctatgtTATATATCACACaaacaagcctgttgttatctccactgaacctagcagccatcaattactttgttttgtacaagaaaaacaccggggaaaatatcaggagagatttcatcttgaagctagccacagcacttcagcaaaaaatcagaaaactgcagtgacacaaacacacacacacacacacacaca
Coding sequences within it:
- the LOC121326470 gene encoding protein Niban 1-like — encoded protein: MGASSSSLLDENKCKYIRGRAEAELKNFSPHYRRQYAVAFFRQLRDEVEQHRTVQTQLLKHRQHTEPGKVLHEEVMTHYSAELKKWKERYVLVRADYSVESHENYDTFLNGASPKVRLVPVGGTVLMSEDQYTALADRFFPDPSGVSEENAPPMVSMPDQFPVYLWQPYQKHSYFCFHSADSQKSFAAALGDCIRHQNHDYQKKTKYEVQAFIEAVQFYRQEKGHYGSWEMLIGKDVQILSNLIMEEVLPSLQTELLPKMKGKKNDRKRAWFAIVEDAYNVIKYQVSTGLVALVEECRAATKQQEGLIRSDMDQIINSKNFLAGKLNATVSQPAVKYCMENIQPYLSSILEELMGPISSGFSEVRFLFETEVNKISKDYQESSSIDKLKKGLTELGDLPFTSLKMQPCYRKVDVLREQLQELRNRFKFSNTDRLVQITQNHMQQIMDNVVHTFEQLLSSSLRGGPSQICSAIEKVKQRVLKQYDYDSSTLRKMLFQEALVEITMPTIQKSLASSCKPELQKFEQYIFADYTDFIQVENVYEEMILQILLSEVDKVVKDAANMKKHNLFVDSIDFPCESQSSLTDSRTPPGSIPASPAKNVVPPIEDANPQAQGNGVPARQDQPSKPQPALPESPESIMPAKNEQQEPSAVGIDPSITINAESLTLNMASLDLANEVEEEKTQENAIHKEIQAPDNLKEIRDLITIVIPEDPGDWELDSHVDLLEQVFEEAAQNLAE